One Primulina eburnea isolate SZY01 chromosome 4, ASM2296580v1, whole genome shotgun sequence genomic window, GGCTTCCTATTTGCTCTACCGTTGTCCGCGGGTCTGCTGACACTTCCGGCAGATCTATAATTTGTTCGCTTAATTTCTTTAGTCTATGATCTCAATTATAGCTCTTCGTTATCTTAATTTCATTACTTTATCTCAACTAATATTTGTAATTGTTATAATCATACTCAATATTTTTTCGAACAATTATTTCAGACCAAAAACTATGCATCAAAGCAACACGTaagaataatttaaaaaaaaaaaacacgccAAATCTGATAGAAACACCCTATAAATGCACACAGACAAAGAAAGCTTCAAGACATTTATTaaaaagtttacaaaaaaaaatcgtTTACCAGAAGAATCAGTGAAGACGTTGCTCGTGCTTTTCGACGAACAAACAGGAGTGAAGCATCCCAGCAGAGTGTCGGTGATGGAGCGGATAGCGCTCCTAGAGGCTGCGCTTTGGAAAGATTCCGAGTAGGATGCGGAGGAAGCCAACGAATCTGCCACCTCATCCAGTGTATTGAGGGCGGAGCCCCTCCGTACACCGCCGGGACGTGGACTTTTCATGGCGAATCAATCCAATTGTACGACAATTAGAGAATAGAAAGAGATGGCGGTTAAGCTTGCAATTATGGTATTGAAATGCAGCCCGGAGGGTTTAGATCCAGTTATACTGGCGAAAGCGTCGGATCTAAGAAGTTTCGGTTTTTTCCAACACCCCAGTGTCAACACCCCAGTGTTAGGGAATTTATCGTCTTTGTCGGTCGGACTGTTGCTAAGCGCGCCTCTCCTGGGCAACGGCAGTCCGTGCAGCATGAAGGGTTTGAAAGGGAAGTTTTGGAGACGGTTTTGGAGACGTGGTGTTATTTGgatagaaaaaaatattaagcAAAAGGGTAAAATGGTCAGAAAAATTTGGTGTCCGCACATGGCAGTTTGTATAAGCATCGgaactttaataaaatagtagagatatgttggtcttgtactcctacaaacccattatacatatacccattacattttatttaaatccttataaattcaacatttgaatttaatatttaaattataaattcaactccttgaatttcttatcttcaaaatttaatatttaataaactaaacttttgagtttaataaattaaatcctcaaattttataaattcaactccttgaatttattatttctaaATTGCAtaaatttaccttcttgatctaataaattcaactccttgaatttattttctcaaaatttagttatcataaattcaactctttgaatttactatatcataatataaattcaactccttgaatttattctctcaacgggaacaaatgatccaatgcttgtgtgaccctcaatggttcatggatacagctagccgtgggttcacaactccttgtgattcaggacataatcctttattcgggcttaccctaattagcGTCATTCTATGCATCAACAATTTATTATGAGAATGACAGAAttcatatttctgattaaatTCATCGaaccatggtaagagcgtctagtagcatcgccccatgattccctatgtagaacccgtaaattaaaCTATGTATAagacatgcataattctagtatttttaattaaa contains:
- the LOC140830964 gene encoding uncharacterized protein isoform X2: MKSPRPGGVRRGSALNTLDEVADSLASSASYSESFQSAASRSAIRSITDTLLGCFTPVCSSKSTSNVFTDSSGASTSGNERRRVIYGNSNASTHSKEPGSVKFTIEEINKATIIVLWF
- the LOC140830964 gene encoding uncharacterized protein isoform X1 — protein: MKSPRPGGVRRGSALNTLDEVADSLASSASYSESFQSAASRSAIRSITDTLLGCFTPVCSSKSTSNVFTDSSGASTSGNERRRVIYGNSNASTHSKEPGSVKFTIEEINKATIIVISGAMVLSASERVI
- the LOC140830964 gene encoding uncharacterized protein isoform X3, with product MKSPRPGGVRRGSALNTLDEVADSLASSASYSESFQSAASRSAIRSITDTLLGCFTPVCSSKSTSNVFTDSSGASTSGNERRRVIYGAMVLSASERVI